The following coding sequences lie in one Xanthomonas hortorum pv. pelargonii genomic window:
- a CDS encoding dicarboxylate/amino acid:cation symporter has protein sequence MTLVSAWLRIPFWQRVVAGFVLGAIAGAAMGPAADVWFGPLGDLYVTLIKMIAIPLVFFAVINAISSLHGQKSVAALGGRTFLWFVITAALAVGVGLAVGTLMQPGAGHFSLSVDSAWKPCDVPGPIKVLLDVVPSNPFYALTGIGTKTNAAGETVLAAGRGSILPVIFFAALLGFAMVKLGERVAVARKLTAQLSDIMIQVTRFVLEMTPLGTFGLIASLVGSYGFAKLLPFGNFVLALYVACAIHIVVVYSSLLLLHGLNPWKFFRGAAPGMQVAFVSSSSFAAMPVAMRSITHNLGVSKDYAAFAVPLGASIKMDGCGAIFPALCAVFIAQYTGVPLTANQYFVVLIASVLGSFGTAGVPGTAVIMATVVLSAANLPLEVIGYLYAIDRILDMMRTMTNVTGQMLVPVLVAKETGLLDRAVYESASTNVGLEDPLTDRASSQR, from the coding sequence ATGACATTGGTCTCGGCCTGGTTGCGCATTCCGTTCTGGCAACGCGTGGTGGCCGGCTTCGTGCTGGGTGCGATCGCCGGAGCGGCCATGGGCCCTGCAGCCGATGTGTGGTTCGGCCCACTCGGCGATCTGTACGTCACCCTGATCAAGATGATCGCGATCCCGCTGGTGTTCTTCGCGGTGATCAATGCGATCTCCTCGCTGCACGGGCAGAAATCCGTCGCCGCACTTGGCGGGCGTACCTTTCTGTGGTTTGTCATCACCGCCGCGCTGGCGGTGGGCGTGGGTCTGGCAGTGGGCACGCTGATGCAGCCCGGCGCCGGCCATTTCAGCCTGAGCGTGGACTCGGCCTGGAAGCCGTGCGATGTGCCCGGCCCGATCAAGGTGCTGCTGGACGTGGTGCCCTCCAACCCGTTCTACGCACTGACCGGCATCGGCACCAAGACCAATGCGGCCGGCGAGACGGTCTTGGCGGCCGGGCGTGGTTCGATCCTGCCGGTGATCTTCTTCGCCGCGCTGCTGGGCTTTGCGATGGTCAAGCTCGGCGAGCGCGTGGCCGTGGCGCGCAAGCTCACCGCGCAACTGAGCGACATCATGATCCAGGTCACCCGCTTCGTGCTGGAGATGACCCCGCTCGGCACCTTCGGGCTGATTGCCAGTCTGGTCGGCAGCTACGGTTTTGCGAAGTTGCTGCCGTTCGGCAATTTCGTACTGGCGCTGTATGTCGCCTGCGCGATTCATATCGTGGTGGTCTACAGCAGCCTGCTGTTGCTGCATGGATTGAATCCGTGGAAGTTCTTCCGTGGTGCGGCGCCGGGCATGCAGGTGGCGTTCGTCAGTTCGTCCAGCTTTGCCGCGATGCCGGTGGCGATGCGCTCGATCACGCATAACCTGGGCGTCAGCAAGGATTACGCCGCGTTCGCGGTGCCGCTGGGTGCCAGCATCAAGATGGATGGCTGCGGCGCGATCTTTCCGGCCTTGTGCGCAGTGTTCATTGCGCAATACACCGGCGTGCCGCTGACTGCCAATCAATACTTCGTGGTGTTGATCGCTTCTGTGCTCGGCAGCTTCGGCACGGCCGGCGTGCCCGGGACCGCGGTGATCATGGCCACGGTGGTGCTCAGTGCGGCCAACCTGCCGCTGGAAGTCATCGGCTATCTGTATGCGATCGACCGCATCCTCGACATGATGCGCACCATGACCAACGTCACCGGGCAGATGCTGGTGCCGGTGCTGGTGGCCAAGGAAACCGGTCTGCTCGATAGGGCCGTTTACGAATCCGCATCGACGAACGTGGGGCTGGAAGATCCGCTGACCGATCGCGCCAGCTCGCAACGCTGA
- a CDS encoding alkaline phosphatase codes for MPMRYRLPALAALTTMCVAACASTTGTSASAPAAVRVEVPQVTHPAGETPQWWYRSGAARAAGNGAMAGRARNVILFLGDGMSLTTVAAARILDGQRKGGPGEENLLSWEQFPATAFSKTYNTDSQTPDSAGTMTAITTGVKSHMGAIGVSSGNRSDCADSLGKGLLSWLQLADSAGMATGIVTTTRLTHATPAATYAHSPDRNWENDTDLPESARTAGCQDIAQQLLSTARFGRGPQVVLGGGRSQFQTVQERDPEYDDKVGLRLDGRDLVAEWKQAHPQGAYVWNEQQLKAAAGAPALLGLFEPDHMQFDHDRNRSPQGEPSLTEMTRTAIQSLSRDPNGFVLMVEGGRIDHANHAGNAYRALDETVSLSEAVRAAVQTAPPDTLIIVTADHSHTLNFVGYPVRGNPILGKVRGTGGEEGDRTQLATDLAGQPYTTLSYANGPGHTGASNAQPAGPKKYPHEPSSSEPASGRPDLTHVDTEAPSYMQESLVPTKSESHGGEDVGIWATGPGSAAFRGTLEENVIYHVIVQATPRLRERLCKAGTCDSAGVPVELPASAAFETATKR; via the coding sequence ATGCCGATGCGTTACCGCCTGCCTGCCCTCGCCGCCCTGACCACCATGTGTGTCGCCGCCTGCGCTTCCACCACCGGCACCAGTGCGTCCGCGCCTGCCGCCGTGCGCGTGGAGGTGCCGCAGGTGACCCACCCCGCCGGTGAGACGCCGCAATGGTGGTACCGCTCGGGCGCCGCGCGCGCAGCCGGCAATGGCGCGATGGCCGGGCGCGCGCGCAACGTGATCCTGTTCCTGGGCGATGGCATGAGCCTGACCACGGTGGCCGCCGCGCGCATTCTGGATGGCCAGCGCAAGGGCGGGCCGGGCGAAGAGAACCTGCTGTCGTGGGAGCAATTCCCGGCGACCGCTTTCAGCAAGACCTACAACACCGATTCGCAAACGCCCGATTCGGCCGGCACCATGACCGCGATCACCACTGGCGTGAAATCGCACATGGGCGCGATCGGCGTCAGCAGCGGCAACCGCAGCGACTGCGCCGATAGCCTGGGCAAGGGGCTGCTGAGCTGGCTGCAACTGGCCGACAGCGCCGGCATGGCGACCGGCATTGTCACCACAACCCGCCTCACCCACGCCACCCCGGCGGCCACCTACGCGCACTCGCCGGACCGCAACTGGGAAAACGACACCGACCTGCCCGAGTCCGCGCGCACTGCAGGCTGCCAGGACATCGCCCAGCAACTGCTGTCCACCGCGCGCTTCGGACGCGGCCCGCAGGTGGTGCTGGGCGGCGGACGCAGCCAGTTCCAGACCGTGCAAGAGCGCGATCCGGAATACGACGACAAGGTGGGCCTGCGCCTGGACGGCCGCGATCTGGTCGCCGAATGGAAACAGGCGCATCCGCAAGGCGCCTATGTCTGGAACGAACAGCAACTGAAAGCAGCCGCCGGCGCACCCGCGCTGCTGGGCCTGTTCGAGCCGGATCACATGCAGTTCGACCACGACCGCAATCGCAGCCCGCAAGGCGAGCCCAGCCTGACCGAGATGACGCGCACCGCGATCCAGTCGCTGTCGCGCGACCCGAACGGCTTTGTGCTGATGGTCGAAGGCGGCCGTATCGATCACGCCAACCATGCCGGCAACGCCTACCGCGCGCTCGACGAGACGGTGTCGCTGTCCGAAGCGGTGCGCGCCGCCGTGCAGACCGCACCGCCGGACACGCTGATCATCGTCACCGCCGACCACTCGCATACGCTCAACTTCGTCGGCTACCCGGTGCGCGGCAACCCGATACTGGGCAAGGTGCGCGGCACCGGCGGCGAAGAAGGCGACCGCACCCAGCTGGCCACCGACCTGGCCGGCCAGCCCTACACCACACTGAGCTACGCCAACGGCCCCGGCCACACCGGCGCCAGCAACGCGCAGCCGGCCGGACCGAAGAAGTACCCGCACGAACCCAGCAGCAGCGAGCCGGCTTCCGGACGCCCGGATCTGACCCACGTCGACACCGAGGCACCCAGCTACATGCAGGAATCGCTGGTACCGACCAAGTCCGAAAGCCATGGCGGCGAAGACGTCGGCATCTGGGCCACCGGCCCGGGCAGCGCGGCGTTCCGCGGCACGCTGGAAGAGAACGTGATCTACCACGTCATCGTGCAGGCCACCCCGCGCCTGCGCGAGCGCCTGTGCAAGGCCGGCACCTGCGACAGCGCCGGCGTGCCGGTGGAGTTGCCGGCATCGGCGGCGTTCGAGACTGCGACCAAACGTTGA